In Puntigrus tetrazona isolate hp1 chromosome 18, ASM1883169v1, whole genome shotgun sequence, one genomic interval encodes:
- the si:ch211-220f16.2 gene encoding golgin subfamily A member 4 isoform X2, giving the protein MLRWFSADESGSAHGAPGSPQVDVCSDVRLAEVSEQLTQMQELVAHLKELIRDKDAALSGKDDQAKELTEQMQRLRGENENVQSKLEAERHITRARIKDLLEKHEAELLRAADKHEAEMSEREQALRRQLETLQRSISQPADASANQSTCITAEKLTELQAQVKLKEAEASKAEAKFLKMKAWSKSRIRQLEEELKKVQSGVCLDVSPDVTSLHGRITELQEEREEMLSKLELYEDMKAKNDQLQKQLMEYKEQQRKMQADLEQVTKRAASQVSETGSIDDVQVMEWQEMITMVTEAERARDQSHEKNAMAFRMSHIEEEREGLIEDDWLFPGCSDPALANRQQEVEEELAQARGLCPQKSRKPKYFTPRSLQEDLEFHSRQDPIGPTDCDALVNGENMGGWWPQHSAADTDGLRSVVEELELERNQLQEQILVLEKQCQDLEDRLQLQARIELLQETFDIDEGGQAFSTSQNESERLQAQVANLRSQQIRDTEKHQLLIASLNKQLKGLSSTQECLESSLMEKEHTLARTSEKLEFIDSLKENLEEKEKQNQETTEKLLQTENNLAEVTKTCSTFEKENSEMKATVAELTLKLNVLKDKVQKQETTIESLQNDLVQTNDDLDRLNAAHLEERAQLVHDLQSCEREIDRLQDVITDKDKDILALTSSTAEYSEQIHELKQEMKFKENVLAKIEQDVQIFRDPQLSDQQFFNVLIPQLIEQLKRTETDLKVSKKDSESRSNDIKDLTKQTEEDKKTIQELRMEIQKLNMNLKDQLLDGEQVNEKDSFLDERNELFAEVSKYKSELEEQVECQEQLKQDVQDKSKIITVLEDKLKNVQEEMVAERDRFNKELKIRNEAKENLEKDLSDKIESIQSVNNNNQKLQESLEQTLGELARQKQHLDNTKEQMQVVQDQNYNLLLQVESFTNDNCQLMREIEASVQSLSDALEEKKRLSNKISEVEQQLSESVKTIEHLQKEKEELTLKGNELNNNLEQNKQSMANIFLEKDGIVRLHETLSRQNQQLQESFEEKQKEVLALAQVVSEMNNKAAKTLGENEKLASEIASLNEQNKCLQKQTNEQMKSLTETTKERENLQNKILIFETQDVENRKIIEGLLKQKEDLLLQVEEHKTIKKKLQSGEETLQEKSLECATLSKCLRETKEEVHHLRKELESTTSEVLQYKHIIFEKEKTLTDQSTQMEAYRHQLKQLQDNLSILQEQANNHKSGLTEKDTLLQKESSSCRLLQNELSHEREHVFTLKQEISSLKMECSRLNQTLEAKDSTLREKNLECRNHSEELYRRNESMLSLTSQLGIMNENIVKLESDNAHLKGTLGEHLEENVQLKEELRQKQIEAVEYQDNVQAMNDQNIIIKSELKNSIAEIFRHQEMTTSLQNELENKRVELASLAELLKSKHSQLEALQCTLQGKEKLFMTQEMSVNQMKVRLLENESQITQKITVISELHEEVQNLQTALQEKDRLLLNKDEEFSLVKKTLMAQSESCEARLELEMTEIAKFQGDLKSVQEKNNHLISIINEKDSLLMQEKEKALHLQGSVSELENTVSQLTCQIQRLTSEITQLRETQTEKEQVTFAAQSQMQKLDELYKKLQEEYDLTKKELLKVINEKSLKEEEICKLVLEKEEICKNSSDQIQRIQDQLQHHKWQSSKVEEDRTIKREKQHIESMALQGKDASPEHWAQMHSQLQHCQQVIQQRDLCLQQLNIKLQQAIEEKDGVSSHLSTVSRMLRDTQQTVGELQNRCYWQERQIQNQYSHTQGSVYTEVPPGAPQEPISADFNPSGTDGGDFRMRLAEAEIHLSQLNSRLEDERSRREVAEEAMRLMEQKVKSMESNQLRHCQKDFSIQLERDEEPYEDLVLRPSRHLLMHKMKSGVHLCQRWFKGSIYCCSKLLPSRGKSRYIFIGYLLMLHVLVFVCLSWSL; this is encoded by the exons ATGCTGAGGTGGTTTTCAGCGGATGAGTCCGGCTCTGCGCATGGA GCTCCCGGCTCCCCGCAGGTGGACGTGTGTAGTGATGTGAGATTGGCTGAGGTCAGTGAACAGCTGACGCAGATGCAGGAACTTGTGGCCCATTTAAAAGAGTTGATCAGGGACAAGGATGCAGCGCTCAGTGGTAAAGATGACCAAGCCAAG GAGCTGACAGAACAAATGCAGCGCTTACGGGGTGAGAATGAAAACGTTCAGTCGAAGCTGGAGGCGGAACGTCACATCACTCGGGCCCGGATCAAGGATCTGCTGGAGAAACATgaagcagagctgctgagagCTGCTGATAAACACGAGGCTGAGATGTCAGAGAGGGAGCAGGCCTTGCGCCGGCAGCTCGAGACTCTTCAGCGCTCTATATCTCAGCCCGCGGATGCGTCCGCTAACCAATCCACCTGCATCACTGCTGAAAAACTCACAGAGCTGCAAG CCCAAGTGAAGCTGAAAGAAGCAGAGGCCAGTAAAGCAGAAGCAAAgttcttaaaaatgaaagcatggTCCAAATCTAGGATCAGACAGCTTGAGGAGGAGCTCAAAAAAGTTCAg TCCGGAGTGTGTCTCGACGTGTCCCCTGATGTCACGTCCCTACATGGTCGCATTACTGAGTTgcaagaggagagagaagaaatgCTCAGCAAACTGGAGCTGTATGAAGATATGAAGGCAAAAAATG ATCAACTACAGAAGCAGCTTATGGAATATAAGGAACAGCAGAGGAAGATGCAGGCGGACCTGGAGCAGGTGACCAAGAGAGCTGCATCACAg GTGAGTGAAACGGGCAGCATTGATGACGTTCAGGTGATGGAGTGGCAAGAAATGATTACCATGGTGACTGAGGCAGAAAGAGCTCGAGATCAGAGTCACGAGAAGAATGCCATGGCCTTCAGAATGAGCCACAtcgaagaggagagagaggg ACTGATTGAGGATGACTGGTTGTTTCCTGGCTGCTCCGATCCAGCATTAGCCAATCGGCAACAGGAAGTGGAGGAGGAGTTGGCCCAGGCCCGTGGACTCTGCCCACAGAAAAGCAGGAAGCCCAAATATTTCACCCCACGCAGTCTGCAG gaggACTTGGAATTTCATAGTAGGCAAGACCCGATAGGCCCCACTGATTGTGATGCTCTTGTGAATGGAGAAAACATGGGTGGATGGTGGCCACAGCACAGTGCTGCAGATACAG ATGGCTTGAGGTCTGTTGTTGAGGAGCTTGAACTAGAGAGAAACCAACTGCAGGAACAGATTTTGGTTCTTGAGAAACAGTGCCAAGATCTAGAGGACCGTCTGCAACTTCAGGCTCGCATTGAATTACTACAG GAAACGTTTGATATAGATGAAGGTGGTCAAGCATTTTCCACATCTCAg AATGAATCTGAGCGCCTTCAGGCACAGGTCGCAAACCTTCGCAGTCAGCAGATAAGAGACACTGAAAAGCATCAGCTACTTATCGCCAGCCTGAACAAACAACTCAAAgg ATTGAGCAGCACACAGGAGTGTCTGGAGTCTTCACTCATGGAAAAGGAGCACACGCTTGCCAGAACCTCAGAGAAACTGGAATTTATTGACAGTCTGAAAGAAAATttagaggaaaaagaaaaacagaaccaAGAAACTACTGAAAAACTGCTTCAGACTGAAAACAAT CTGGCTGAAGTTACAAAGACATGCAGCACCTTTGAGAAGGAAAATTCAGAGATGAAAGCAACTGTTGCAGAACTGACACTTAAACTCAATGTGCTGAAAGACAAG GTCCAGAAACAAGAGACAACTATAGAATCATTGCAGAATGATCTGGTTCAAACAAACGATGATCTCGACAGACTGAACGCTGCTCATCTGGAAGAAAGGGCACAACTGGTTCATGACTTGCAGAGCTGTGAGCGTGAAATCGATAGACTTCAAGATGTCATCACTGATAAGGATAAAGATATATTGGCACTAACATCCAGTACAGCAGAATATTCAGAACAGATTCATGAactaaaacaggaaatgaagtttaaagaaaatgtgctGGCTAAAATTGAACAGGATGTTCAAATCTTTAGAGACCCACAGCTTTCTGACCAACAGTTCTTTAATGTCCTAATACCTCAACTGATTGAACAGTTGAAGAGAACTGAAACTGATCTTAAAGTATCGAAAAAAGATAGTGAGTCAAGGAGTAATGACATTAAAGACTTAACCAAGCAAACGGAAGAGGACAAGAAAACAATTCAGGAACTCCGCATGGAAATACAGAAGCTGAATATGAATCTCAAAGACCAGCTATTGGATGGAGAACAAGTGAATGAAAAAGACTCTTTCCTGGATGAACGTAATGAGTTGTTTGCTGAAGTCAGCAAATATAAAAGTGAGCTTGAGGAGCAGGTTGAATGTCAAGAACAGCTTAAGCAAGATGTCCAAGATAAGTCAAAGATAATAACTGTATTGGAGGATAAGCTGAAGAATGTTCAAGAGGAGATGGTAGCTGAGAGAGATAGATTTAACAAAGAACTTAAGATTCGAAACGAAGCCAAAGAAAACCTTGAGAAAGACTTGTCTGATAAAATTGAGAGTATTCAGTCAGTGAATAATAACAATCAAAAACTTCAGGAATCACTTGAGCAGACTTTGGGGGAGCTGGCAAGACAAAAACAGCACCTGGATAATACTAAGGAGCAAATGCAAGTTGTACAAGATCAGAATTACAACTTGCTCTTACAAGTCGAAAGTTTCACTAATGACAATTGTCAATTGATGAGGGAAATTGAGGCTAGCGTCCAGTCCCTCTCTGATGCtttggaagaaaagaaaagactgtCAAACAAAATATCTGAAGTTGAACAGCAGCTTTCAGAGAGTGTTAAAACAATAGAACACTTGCAAAAAGAGAAGGAAGAGCTAACACTCAAAGGAAATGAATTGAACAATAACCTTGAGCAAAACAAACAGTCAATggctaatatttttttggaaaaagatGGCATTGTTAGACTCCATGAGACATTGAGCAGGCAAAATCAACAACTGCAAGAAAGTTTtgaagagaaacaaaaagaagtGCTTGCACTAGCCCAAGTTGTGTCTGAAATGAATAACAAGGCTGCAAAAACACTtggagaaaatgaaaagcttGCTTCTGAAATTGCTAGTCTTAATGAACAGAATAAGTGccttcagaaacaaacaaatgaacagatGAAGTCGCTCACAGAAACAACAAAGGAGAGGGAGaatctacaaaataaaatcttgattTTTGAGACGCAAGATGTGGAAAACCGTAAAATCATAGAAGGTTTGCTTAAACAAAAGGAAGATTTGCTTTTGCAAGTAGAGGaacacaaaactataaaaaagaaACTGCAATCTGGAGAAGAGACCTTGCAGGAAAAGTCTTTAGAATGTGCAACCCTCTCAAAATGTCTCAGGGAGACCAAAGAGGAAGTACATCATCTTAGGAAAGAACTTGAGTCCACCACTTCTGAAGTCCTTCAatacaaacatattatttttgaaaaagaaaagactttAACAGACCAAAGTACACAAATGGAAGCTTATCGGCACCAACTCAAGCAATTACAGGATAATCTTTCTATTCTTCAAGAACAAGCTAATAATCATAAGTCAGGTCtgacagagaaagacacacTCCTGCAGAAAGAATCAAGTTCATGTCGTTTGCTACAAAACGAACTTAGTCATGAAAGGGAACATGTTTTTACCCTTAAACAAGAGATAAGCTCTCTGAAAATGGAATGTTCCAGACTGAACCAGACTTTGGAAGCGAAAGATAGCACATTAAGAGAGAAAAATCTTGAATGCCGCAATCACTCAGAGGAACTGTACAGAAGAAATGAGTCCATGCTTTCACTAACTAGTCAGCTTGGtattatgaatgaaaatattgtgAAGCTTGAATCTgataatgcacatttaaaaggCACTTTAGGGGAGCATTTAGaagaaaatgtacaattaaaagAGGAGCTCAGACAGAAACAAATAGAGGCTGTGGAATATCAAGATAATGTCCAGGCAATGAATGAccaaaacattataattaaatcTGAATTGAAGAATTCCATTGCAGAAATATTCAGACATCAAGAGATGACCACGTCCCTACAAAATGAACTGGAAAATAAAAGAGTTGAACTGGCATCTTTGGCAGAACTGTTAAAATCCAAACACTCTCAACTTGAAGCTTTACAATGTACTCTGCAAGGGAAAGAGAAGCTTTTCATGACACAGGAGATGTCTGTAAATCAGATGAAAGTCAGACTGTTAGAAAATGAAAGCCAAATCACCCAGAAAATAACAGTGATTTCTGAGTTACATGAAGAAGTTCAGAATTTGCAGACAGCTTTGCAAGAAAAAGATagattgcttttaaataaagatgaagaGTTTTCTCTagttaaaaagacattaatgGCTCAATCAGAATCATGTGAAGCCAGACTGGAAttagaaatgacagaaattgCTAAATTTCAAGGAGATTTAAAGAGcgtacaagaaaaaaataaccatCTCATCAGCATCATTAATGAAAAGGATTCTTTGTTGATGCAGGAGAAGGAAAAGGCTCTGCACTTGCAAGGTAGTGTGTCAGAACTGGAAAACACAGTTTCACAACTAACTTGTCAAATACAGAGATTAACTTCAGAGATCACACAACTCAGGGAAACACAAACTGAGAAGGAACAAGTCACGTTTGCTGCTCAGTCACAAATGCAGAAACTGGATGAACTATACAAAAAACTTCAAGAGGAATATGATTTGACCAAAAAAGAGTTGCTTaaagtaattaatgaaaaatcatTAAAGGAAGAAGAAATCTGTAAATTGGTCCTGGAAAAAGAAGAGATCTGCAAAAATTCCAGTGATCAGATTCAGAGAATTCAGGACCAACTACAACACCACAAGTGGCAATCCAGCAAAGTGGAAGAAGACAGGacaataaagagagaaaaacagcataTA GAGTCCATGGCTTTGCAGGGTAAAGATGCGTCTCCAGAACACTGGGCCCAGATGCATAGCCAATTGCAGCACTGCCAGCAAGTGATCCAGCAAAGGGATCTTTGCCTCCAACAACTCAACATCAAG TTGCAACAGGCAATTGAAGAAAAGGATGGGGTGTCCTCCCACTTAAGTACGGTTTCCAGGATGCTCAGAGACACACAGCAGACTGTCGGTGAGCTCCAGAATCGATGCTATTGGCAGGAGAGACAAATTCAAAATCagtattcacacacacag GGTTCAGTCTACACAGAAGTTCCACCAGGAGCCCCTCAGGAACCAATCAGTGCCGATTTTAATCCAAGTGGAACAGACGGTGGAGATTTCAGGATGAG GCTGGCTGAGGCAGAGATTCATCTTTCTCAGTTAAACTCTAGATTAGAAGACGAGAGATCAAGGAGAGAGGTTGCAGAGGAAGCCATGCGGTTGATGGAACAGAAAGTTAAGAG catGGAGTCAAACCAGTTACGGCATTGTCAAAAGGACTTTAGTATTCAGCTAGAAAGAGACGAGGAACCGTATGAAGATCTTGTTCTTCGCCCAAGCCGGCACCTGTTAATGCACAAG aTGAAGAGTGGAGTTCACTTGTGCCAGCGTTGGTTCAAAGGAAGTATATACTGCTGTTCCAAACTACTGCCATCCAGGGGGAAGTCACGCTACATATTCATAGGATACCTTCTTATGCTTCATGTGCTGGTTTTTGTATGCCTCAGTTGGTCCCTTTAG